In Aedes albopictus strain Foshan chromosome 3, AalbF5, whole genome shotgun sequence, the genomic window AgtcatgattttttgaaaatttaagtttttaaaaaccttgtttggtctttggaccaccctatccgaaaattggtcaccctaatgacaaaataaaaaaaaatacgggtctaattattttcgaagaactacgaacccaccaaatttcacgacaatcggagttgtcgtttttctatggaatggctgtatgaaTATTTTAAAATACGAAAATTTACTACAgcaccattggagttctagtgtatttctattgtataAACaaaaggttaatcatcatcaaaagaATTCACttattttcctcccctgttggggaaatcaaACCACTGCATCCAATAAGTTGATTTTTTGTAGCATGTCATGTTTTGTTATTCGCATCGTCCAATAATTTTCTTAACAAGGTCTTAaaatatctttggaaaaaatctcaaaaaatccatgcaaaggaatcattggaaaaaagtctaatggaattcctggaggaatttgataAAGAATACTAGGAAGAGTTTATTaagaaacttcttcagcaattctgGAAAATGTATGTCTAGCTTTCTggagaatatttttcaaaaaatttcagaagagcAAACCTAGATTTcgtaagaattcatgaaagaattcctgaaggaaccacaagaagaatttcagatgggacctttagagaattttctgaagaagctGTGAGTttctaattttcagaaaaaatcgctgaaggaatttcagagggaacTCTTGAAGAggttcccaaaagaatctctggaagtatttctgaaagaatttgtggaggactaCCACAAGTAAGGTATGAGAAGTTTTCCAAAGAAACCATGGAGACATCTTTGGAGGAACTTAGAgagacttctgaaaaaaaatgccgaaTTTTTAATGCAATCCCTTTGAGAAGTTAATGGGGAAATCCATTTACTTTTTTGAGGcatgtgaaggaaaaaaaatctgaaaaaaaaaactctggaggaattgctgatcaGTAGTcagaaagaaattactgaagaaatttgtggatacATTTGTGATGCAACCTATGGTAGGTTTCCTAAAATACTCCTTAAGACAATTATAAagagaatccaggaggatttctgAAGTAAAACCTGAAGAAAATATTCGTGAGAATTCCAAAAACTTTGTTTTTGCCAGAAGGAAATTCAAAAGGAAACATTGGGAGATTTTCGGtaaccctggagaaaattctttaggaattcatcaaagattttctcatgaaatacttggagaaatttctggaatctaatttctgtagaaacctaataccaatttctgtagaaacctttGTAGAATTCTCTAAaagaatccattgaggaattttaatgaaatttatgCAAGGATGAATTATTTGAGTAATGAAGGTGCCTTTGCGGCAATTTCTAAATGATATCCTTGAAGTGAATTTCCTCGtagggaaatttctgagaaaaatcagCGATTTTCAGGCTTTTTTCAAAGGAACCCGCGAAGaaactttcaaaagaatccctCGAGTGTTTATGGAGATattcaggaagttttttttttaatttctggaagGTTTTTTGGGGGAGAGTatgaaggattttcaaaaggattatctggagtattttttgaataaatttgtggaagagtttctgaagaagttcataAATTAATTACTAAAGCactttctgaaaaacttcataaaaacatattcatgaaATAGTTAATCCCCtatgcaatttctgaaagatatttTAAGGTATGTAATCTCTACAGAAAAAGATTCTGTGAAGGGATACCGGAAAATTTCCAGAGGTATCTCAGGAAACATAgcccaagattttctaaaaaaacaaaaataactgagggaatctctggagaattttgtaaaggaatcactagagaaaaTATCGCAGAACTATCTGAGAAATCTATgccaaaattaaattaaaaaaaaactttagcgcATTAAAAAACATAGAGTGATAATTAATggttaaatttcataaaaaaaatgatttgctgTGATATTTCGATTTAAAAATAATTGCAATAAAGTTCTGAAATgctttaaataaaaacaaaagttCTCAGCTTACATCCGACAAAAAAATTCACTTACACTTGCATCAGGGTCCCCAATTTTTCTTGTccatattcctacaagaattttcttttagaaattgcttaGTTTTAAGAGTTCAGCTGGCTCTCTATATGAGGATGATGACGATGTCggaatttctacaaaataaaGCCGCTCACGTAAAGTTAAAAACCATTCCACAACTGCCTTACAATCAATAGATCAGCTGAACTGAACTGAGAAATTAAAGTGGGCGTGGGTGCATTACAAAAAGAGGCAATCAAAAATTACATTTTAAAACGTGTCGCAAAACAAGCCACACCCTAATGCACATGACAAAAATCAAACATCAATTGGACGGCTGCTCACACACAGATTGGTCAAATATTATTTCAAATGGCTGTTTATTTGCTCCGACAAAGTTGAAAGCAATTAGCTCCGTTAAATATGCAAAATCAGGCAACCTCCAGCCAGTACTCCCGCCCTCTAAATTAACCCGGGGACAATTGGATTCTGTGTTTAACTAATTGAATGTCCCGGTTTCTGaatgaaagttttttttcctGTCTCTCTCAACACCGGCAATAGTCCACCGGGGAGCCATTTTCTATTCAAACCCCAACTATTCAACATCGGTTTCAATTAAGGTTTCATTTCGGTCGGTGGGACGGACGGACGATTCGCTTCGAAGAACAAAATCCCTCAAATTAGCGTCCTCGTCGTTCGACCGGCGCGGGCAGTACCTATCTACCTAGTTCCACGCCTTTGTCCGGTAACTGCAATTTACACAACCTCACTGACTGTATGCAGTGCCGCACTGGTGCTGCTGGTCGGCAGGACGAGGCCGATCCGGACTGGGTCAGAAACGACACCGAAACTTTGACCGCTAGGAATGACCGAGTTCAAAATGGGAAGGATTCTACTATTCAATCACCGCTGCTATGGTTCACTAAATGTCAAATTGTGGGGATGGGTTGTTCTATTTTTGCTTGATTAGTCTACGTTCCTCGTGGAATAGGGCTTGTATTAAGTTTTACGTTTGTTTCAGACTATTATCCTGGTTTAAAGTTTATGACGATTATTTATTGAATTTACTCAAATTGTTTGCAATTCCCACTCCTTAGCTTTCTAATCCGTTCGATATCCTTGGATGAAACAGCATCAATGGAGCACgttcagtgtagtactagatttgtagtaatgagctgaattttagtatggtgagaaggtcaattctccgtttctgcaatgaaatggtgcaaaaagcgtgggtattatgattccttgcctaatttgatgctgtgtgagcaaaactttggataactatgttgtttatgttgcaagaaatggagaaaacaacaacactgttgcccaaagttttgctcaaacagcatcaaattaggtaaggaatcataatacccacactttttgctccatttcattgcagaaacggagaattgaccttctcaccataccaaaattcagctcattactacaaatctagtacttcaccgatctgtcctattagcaATTTTAAGCCAAGTAGATTTAATGATATTATTGATAAcaccatatttgaaacaaaaaaaaaacaattttgttttttGGCGgttcctgaaacctcttgaaagctTGAAACGTTGCTTGAGGCTGTTTGGTAGCCTAGGAATTCCAGAGATTTATCTTTTTGAATACCATTTATTTCAAATAGTCAAACTCAAACCTCATCACTTACAAGCGGGAAGCTTTTCACACACAAAGTTACGAATCGCCCCGCAATCCTTATCATTCCAGGTCCAGATGAAATTTGCCGCCGGTTCGTACCACATCTCAACGCATCGTTCGATACCGGCGCTGTTCGGCTCAGAAGGTGCCCAATTGGTGTACGTACTCGAAAGCGTCGTTCCGGTTTCGAGCCAGACAAACTTATACCTATAGGCAAGGTCGGTGGCTCCAATCCATACGTTTGTCAGAGCCGGATTAAAAACCGTCCAGCTGTTGTGCACCAGCTGAATGATTTCATTCATTTTGGCCAGGGAATCTACCGTGGCTATCCGCATGCCCTTCCGGTGGCAGCTCTCGACGGCGGCGTGCCAGTTGAGCTGCACGACAGTTGGATTGgataaaaagttttgaaaaagatGAAATTGTTAATCTTACCTTTTCGGTGGACACATGGAAATTGGCTGATTCGTAATTGCGGGGCACGATCCGACTGGATACAATGGCTATAGCCATTGCGAAAACGATAAAGACTGCTGACCTAAAGTAACCCATTGCTGCAGATATTAAAGAAAGCCTTTGTTCGAATTTGGCCAGTTCAGGATGTATTTTATACCCGGCAGAGCCGGATTCGGCGATAAGAGGTACCGTGCGGAGCAGAAATACGTCTACGATCGCCCTTAAACAGCAATACCATCATGACTAGGTGGTATTCCAATTCCGTACGGTAGTTGTTATCAAATCTCTTTTATGGTACTGAACGACAAATTAACAATATTGCTCCTCGCAATAAACCACTTGGCAATATAATTGACATCTAGATAATTTGGGATCACACTGAGAATTATCTTTTTGATCTCGAATTATCAGTATGGCAGATTAGTATTCTTTTACTGAATCACTAAAAACTGGTCAATTTACTGCGGGGAACCGGATCTCTGGTGCAGACTGATACGAATGCCGTTCGGCTCATGGGTTATCGACTTCATTGGGACTTCTGGATTAAGTGCAATAAAACAATGTTTTGAAATGGACTCAATAATTTCGACAAACTGGGCATCAAACGTAACACATCAGTGTTCGTGCAAGCTGTGCCAGGCATGCACGTTGAACGTGCACCATGCCACAGTAACACGTCTTGCCTGGGAAGACTACTGAGCATTAATCCGTTGGTGCTCGAGGTATCTTACAATTAAACCTAGGATATTAGGATTATCGCACCACGCTGGCGTAGTGAACGTTCAGTATGcctgtctggatcatattgaTCCCAATATCATActaggatttctttttttttttgtcataaatGTAGATCCTCAATATTTGATGATTTTCCCAAGTTCTATGTCAGCACAATTTTTATATTATTGTTACAATACGTACAGCATGAAGTATGGATATACGACAACTCTTAACGAGTGAAATAGATGATAACtactctaaaaaaaataaaaaataaatctatGAAGTTTcccttattttttttcttatgctTCCACTCGTGTTTAATCTAATGAAAACTGCTTTATTCAGTGAAACAATAATGCTAAGAGATGCTAAGAATGTCTGGGCTCGGTTTCCAGTTGGATCAAATCTTTTCGCAAGGAAGATTCAATAAATGAAattcattttcaatatttttttttacattattcTACATATTGTAACATACTTTATCATTATCCCCCAGCCAGAGTAATCCGTAAAGAAATCCTGAGAATATTATTTAAAGGAATCAACTCTCAGGAAAAATCCAGGAGAACTCTTAAGAAGAATATTGCACCAAATCCACGGAAGGattcccttgaaaaaaaaaaaacctagatatATCCTAggtgaaatcccggaaagaatacagcagaaatccttgagggattcttggtggcaatccttgaaaaaaaaaatctatagaaaataatctgtaaaaatccctgaagaaaccccgTACGATATCCTCAAAAGATATCCGAGAAGCATcaatggaggaaatcctgaatgaattcagAAATCGCCGAAATCCCTAAAttaatctcaggaggaatacctgaaagaattgcggaaagaattccgagaatttttgcaaaaaaaaaaccgggaggACTTAATGAAGGATTCCTGGgcgtaatttctgatggaatttcgtaAGGATCTACAAAGGAAGCCGGGAGAAGTCCTTGGTGAAATACGTGAAGATAACCCAGggcaaatcctaaaggaattctggcaggaatcgGCTGAACGAATATTGAAGCAATCCTGGAAATAATAGATCAATGAAGCTTACTTTTCTAGCAATCGCgacatgtaaacaaaggcgccacggTATATGGGCACTAGCATCGTGACAGCattggagttatgtcaaacacacaaggctacacaaggtggtgctatctgttcatttccaTTACAAAAGGAGTCCCTTCCGacggaatccttgcaagaatctCAAGGGAGATCTCCAAGAGAATAccagaagaatcctcgaaggaatcccaagCCAAATCTCGGAAGGCATCTCCGAAGGAACCTCGGAAGAAGcctttgaaggaatccaaggagaaatccctgaaggaatctcgcgaggaatctttgaaagcgttTCCGAAGGAAACATTATAAATCTCGGAAATATCCTCAAAGGATTATCGGGATAAACTCGTAAAGGAAACCAGGTAAAAACAATAAAGCAATCACGGAAAAAAGTCTGAAGCATACTCTGAAAAATTTagttcgggaggaattcctattaGAAAGCAGGAAGAAAACTCGGGATAAATCAATCAAAGAATCAGTTAAGCcatcccggaaggaattgctgaaaaaatcgtaggaggaattcctggcgaaaccaCGCATGGAAGTCTGGAAGAATGTTCGAGAAAAAACCTATGAAGAACCCTAGAAAAAGTCCTGACGCAATCTCGGGAAGAATCTGTGAAACAATCCACGAAagtatcccgaaagaaatccgtaCAGGAACCCCAGATGGAATGCCGAAAATATCCGCGAAGGAATCAcggaaaaatttcctgaaagtatcctggagggaattcccaaaggaaagctgggagaaattaatgaaggaatcacaggaggacttgccaagggaattccagaaacgATTCCTGAGCAAATCTGACAGAATTATAGCGGAatactaggagaaattcttgaagaaaatccagtaatgataaataaaaaaaaaaataatggaaggaATCACGGGGAAAATCATTCAAAGAATACCAGGAAATTCAATGTTTTCAAAATTAAACTCAGGAGGAATAGCTGGAAGATGGACGGAAAAAGTttcgggagaaatctcttaaggaatccccTGAAGAATCCCGAATAAATCCTGGAAACAGCTTGcctggaattccatgagaaattcctaaagaaatccttgaagggttcCCGCAAGAAATGGCTAAAGGAATATCGGGATAAACCCAGGAAATGCCTGAGGGATTTTTTATATGGAATCTGGGGAATAATCCATAGAAGGAGCCGGGAGCAATCCCGGGATTAAAcactaaagaaatcctggaagtaatcAATgatagaatcccaagaggaattcctaaagaattccataaaaaatcgtggaggaacccttgacagaatctttagaggaatcctaggtAAACTCCTCAGGGACGGCCaatgaagaatcccggaaaaatcacaaaaaaatgtggagaaaattgcggaaggaaatcaaggaaaatgCCGGCTGCAATCCCTGGAAGTATGCCAGTTTCAAAAGGTcccagttgcgttacatgggatccgatggggtttAAATGGGATTTAGAGGGCACTTCAGaatgcttcagatgatttttgtcgAGTTTCAGAGGTATTACTCGAGCGTTGcgtaggcgttttcgggagtttcggagGCTCTCAGGAGCGTTACAGGGGGTTGTGAGGGGGCTTAAGGAGACCTACAGTTACTGAAAATACACCATTATCATGCTTTATAATAGTCTGCAATTGCAAAAACTTCTTTGGTACGTCTACCAAATTATTGCAACAGCGGTCGAAACAAAAATTTATCTTCagctctcaatgaaacaaatttcgaaaaataagaGAATTAATaatcgatatgacgtcatctaATAAATAATTTTGGTTAAAACTGAAAGTAATCAATACACTTTCAGCCATGCAGTTGgtttgacgtttatacacgatcGAAACAAATTGGACAGAATCAAACTGcatcgagtcgatttttcacgcccAAAATCACTTTTCATGTGGTCGGTTTGTTATGAGACGGCCTTCTCTTCTCTGCCTTGGTGGCACACAATATAATATTCATTACACCAGGGTTGCAGGATCTCTTATATGAATTTCATACATTTAGGCGCTTTTCAAAGTAAAAGTACAGTTGTCAATTGCTCatgctcacgtagtgcccgagtggacaatagagctgtaaattaattAAGCGATTAAGACATTTTCGACCTTATTCGATGGAATGACCAGTTGTACCATATGACCTTTTCGGGCAAATCGTCCTTATGATCTAATGATCTATTCGGCTTAATGACCTATTTAGCCTTATGATCTGTTCGCCTTAATAACCTGTGCCGACTTATGCCCTATTTAGCCCAATGACTGATACCCGGCCTAATTAACAATTcgacctaatgacctattcgaccTTATGAACCATTTGACATCATGACCTATTCAACTTGATTAACTATTCGGCCTAACTGATTTCGACCCAACGTACTTTGGCCTAATGATCTGATACCCGGCCCAagaacctattcggcctaatgaccttttcagcCTAATGACTTTTTCGGTCTAATGACCTGTACGACCTAATAAACTATTGGGCTTAacgcgaaactggatgcatttgctcattttttggtttttgattttttattaaataacgaagcaatattttcaaaatcggttttcgtgcacatgtagagtatggatcaaggtatcttctgatttttttttgtagtggaaaatgtttttcgtttttgcagaaaccatttttgaacaaaatttcgcaaaaaaatgatttttgcaaaaatggaaaacattttccacctcaaaaaaaattcagtagataccttgatccatactctacatgtgcacgaaaaccgattttgaaaatattgcttcgttatttaataaaaaaaaatcgaaaaccgaaaaaattagaaaatgcttccagtttcgccttaatgagtTTGACTGCAATAATTGAGTTCTCCTTATCATCGATTTTCTAATTGTTAATGATAATATAATATCTCATTAACGAAAACGACAACCAATGATTCATATTTATTTGAATTTGTAGTTTAAACGCTAGTTTAAACCGTCCTTTAGCGAATCACCATGAGTTTATTCACAAACGGATTACATATTCGGAAACAATGGTATCCacagaaaatcgaaaaaaaactcaattactgAAGTCATGCTCTTATGATCTGAAAATTGAAAACTATACGTTCTTACAATTTGAAGTCTGGTTATTAGAACTTTGGTCTGTTTTTTTCTCTATATGTTTTAGGTAAATTATGCCGAAGACGTttattaggaatttctgaaggaattcaaaaagattATAAAATACGATACTcacgaaactttttttttaatttttcattggaTTTCATTCATTATTAATCATTCAcacctctccagaagtttctaccgagattcttccagaaggttgcagtgatgcctccaggagattcatcaggaatctctacagaaagttcttcaggtatttctacaggagttctttgggattactccaggagttccatcagatattctttcaggaggattcagggatgcctccttgaGATGAATCACCAATTCATTCAGAGGATTTTTGAGCTATTACAAtaagaggtccttcagagatgagtctaggagttcattcagggattccgtttgaagtttcttcaggaacttctaaaggatttcccTTAGGAATTaaaccagaagttccttcagagattcgtactggagttacttctgggatttctcttggcGGTCCTTCCGGGATATTTCCTGGCGTTATTTTAGGgatctctctaggagttccttaagggatcgcttcaggagatccttcagggtcACTCCAAGAACTCCGTCAAGGGttcgtacaggaattctttctgggatctctcctggaatttcttcaggaactacccCTTCAGatttttctacaggagttattttaaggactcctccaggaattctttcagaaatttcttctggagttctttctgggatccctcctagaatttcttcttggaatatCTTCGGGATGCCTCTTTGAgattttccagcttttctttcaggaattcttttagggatttctcaaggagttccttcaagtattcctacagaagctcctcccaaaattaatccaggagttccttcgaggattcctttagtaaaatagttcttgcagggattgctCCACAAGTTTCTTCGGTGATCGCTTTAGGAGATCCTTCAAAGATCTGCCCTAGGAGGGTTGAGGGATGCCTCCAgtgtttctttagggattactttagaagttcCATCAGCTACTCcaacagaaattctctcaggcattCTTCGAGAAGTTTTTTTAttagtgaattttaacttaatgcttatTCTTCAcatcttccacaagttcctccagagattttttcaagaagatTCAGGAAAATGTCACATGGAGATGCATCAAGAATacatccagaagttttttcaaacaaaaacaacaggattttcttcagggattccttctgaagtttcttcagaagtttctacagggatttgtccaggagttctttcagaaattccttcaggagtttaggAGTATTTTGTAGATTTGAACCCCTTTTCTAaggtttctataaaaaaatacaatttttataaacaaaacgtcaaaaaataTATGGGTAATTATTTGCTATTTGAAACTTTATAGATTTTTGTTTCTTTCCTCTGTTGTTAAAAGTTGTCAATAGAAACTAATTCAATCTTCGATATTTTAGGATTATGTTTAGTAATTtaagtttttacccttcttacacccataagaagggtataaatatcgctcgaaaaaccgactttcgatccgaggcccggagggccgagtctcatataccaatgaactcagctcgacgaactgagcaaatgtctgtatgtgtgtgtgtgtgtgtatgtgtgtatgtgtgtatgtgtgtgtgtgtgtatgtgcgttacaaaaaaaagtcacgcacgtttctcagccgtctgtcaaccgatttgagttctcttggaagcaaatgaaagctactacatcctagtagaacgctattgaattttttttcgattggacgtttggttaccgagatatctctcgaagagtacttatgagtcatacttctaaactttttaagatttttgaccaagtgtatcataataaatatttcgaccgtttgtcaatcgatttgggttctcttggcaccaaatgaaagctacagcatcctagtagatcgcccagaaattttatttcgattggacatttggttacagagatatctttcgaagagtacttcgaatttatacaactaaaccttttgagatttttgaccaaaagtatcataataaatatcttagccgtctgtcaaccgatttcggttatcctggcaccaaataaaagctacaacattctagtagaaccctatacattttcattaggattggacatttggttaccgagatatctttcaaagagtacttgggagtaatacaggttaactttttgagatttttgaccaagggtaccataataaatatctcagccgtctgtcaaccgatttgggttctctaagcaccaaatgaaagctacaatatgcttgtataaggccctgaaattttatttcgattcgacatttgattactgagatatcttacgtagagtatttcaataaattattttttttttattatattcacttgttatcttgcatttgtttttgaccagtctatgggaaattatttttcaataaataatgctgatctcatacaaagtgtattctagcaggttattgttttcaacaaaattataattaacaaattacaaatacacaggaattttatgaaaactaacaatatgttaaatgaaagctttaaatttatatattgtgggaaaaatgcaagaactgtacagccaaaataactagttaatgccaaaactgattaacttagtagatgtatcattttt contains:
- the LOC109622304 gene encoding hepatic lectin-like yields the protein MGYFRSAVFIVFAMAIAIVSSRIVPRNYESANFHVSTEKLNWHAAVESCHRKGMRIATVDSLAKMNEIIQLVHNSWTVFNPALTNVWIGATDLAYRYKFVWLETGTTLSSTYTNWAPSEPNSAGIERCVEMWYEPAANFIWTWNDKDCGAIRNFVCEKLPACK